One part of the Marinobacter sp. M3C genome encodes these proteins:
- the bhcD gene encoding iminosuccinate reductase BhcD has protein sequence METSPKALTQPHQILIVSEDACQKVIGRREAFQAVESVFSSTAKGSAYNFPVVREAIGHAGALYGFKSGFDREGLVLGVKAGGYWPGNAAQGLTNHQSTVALFDPDTGQLKALVGGNYLTAVRTAASSAVSIAHLARKNAKVLGIIGAGFQSTFQLRAALEQRDFAKVVAWNAHPEHLARLADVCKEHGLPFEAVSPQALGAQSDVIITITSASEPLLQTDWIKPGTHLACMGTDTKGKQEVDQQLLAQATVFTDEIAQSISIGEAQHAVAAAILFVEQITPIGEVINSSHPGRKSEQEITLFDGTGVGLQDLAVASAAASLAEAHGLAQRVTL, from the coding sequence ATGGAAACCTCGCCCAAAGCATTAACTCAACCGCACCAGATTTTGATCGTAAGCGAAGACGCCTGCCAGAAAGTGATTGGCCGTCGTGAAGCCTTTCAGGCAGTTGAGTCGGTATTCTCATCTACGGCCAAAGGGAGCGCCTACAATTTCCCCGTAGTGCGGGAAGCGATCGGACATGCCGGCGCCCTCTACGGCTTCAAATCCGGTTTTGACCGCGAAGGATTGGTCCTAGGTGTAAAAGCGGGCGGCTACTGGCCCGGCAACGCCGCTCAGGGGCTAACCAATCATCAATCAACCGTGGCGCTGTTCGACCCGGATACCGGACAACTCAAGGCCCTGGTGGGTGGCAATTATCTGACCGCCGTTCGCACCGCCGCGTCGTCCGCTGTGTCGATTGCCCATCTAGCCCGAAAGAATGCCAAAGTGCTGGGCATCATCGGTGCAGGCTTTCAGTCGACTTTTCAGCTACGCGCAGCGCTGGAGCAGCGCGACTTCGCGAAAGTAGTGGCTTGGAATGCCCACCCTGAGCACTTGGCTCGGCTGGCGGACGTGTGCAAGGAACACGGCCTACCCTTCGAGGCCGTTTCCCCGCAGGCACTGGGGGCTCAGTCGGATGTTATCATCACCATAACGTCAGCCTCTGAACCTCTCCTACAAACCGACTGGATAAAGCCCGGCACGCACCTCGCATGCATGGGTACGGATACCAAGGGAAAGCAAGAAGTCGATCAACAACTTTTGGCGCAAGCAACGGTCTTCACCGACGAAATTGCCCAGTCGATCAGTATCGGTGAAGCCCAGCATGCTGTGGCGGCAGCGATCTTGTTCGTCGAGCAAATCACGCCCATAGGAGAGGTTATCAACAGTTCCCATCCGGGCCGGAAATCAGAGCAGGAAATCACTTTATTCGATGGCACCGGTGTCGGACTTCAAGACCTGGCGGTTGCCTCAGCAGCCGCGAGTCTTGCCGAAGCGCATGGGCTTGCTCAGCGAGTCACGCTTTAG
- a CDS encoding LysR family transcriptional regulator, whose amino-acid sequence MPLLDNEVLRTFVAIAECGTFTAAAKVVHRTPSALSMQIKQLEKILGKRLFIREPRQVRLTNDGEVLLAYSRRLLRLNQEAVEHFIAPALEGKVGFGTSDDVGTRILPEVLAQFARSYPAVLVDVVVGSSKQNLTKLDAGELDMVLVTVSERVRGIRGEVVHEEPLVWAGKEGSSAHLDRPLPIAVAHEGCAWRQMTLLALENAGTPYRIAYTCEHCSGQEAAMIADLAVAPFPLSLVRLPLKQIVSDDLPEIGRYQLALVRRGSNPLNNALAAHVKSAFQNLQ is encoded by the coding sequence ATGCCGCTGCTCGATAATGAGGTGCTCAGAACGTTTGTCGCGATTGCAGAATGTGGCACGTTTACCGCTGCGGCAAAAGTCGTCCACCGAACGCCGTCGGCGTTGAGCATGCAAATCAAGCAACTTGAAAAAATCCTGGGCAAACGTCTGTTTATTCGCGAGCCGCGTCAGGTGCGGTTAACCAACGACGGTGAGGTGTTACTGGCATACAGCCGTCGGCTATTGCGACTCAACCAGGAAGCGGTAGAGCATTTCATCGCACCCGCGCTGGAGGGCAAGGTGGGTTTTGGTACCTCAGATGATGTGGGTACTCGAATTCTACCCGAGGTACTCGCCCAGTTTGCGCGTTCCTATCCGGCTGTGTTGGTGGATGTTGTTGTCGGTTCAAGCAAGCAAAATCTGACAAAGCTGGACGCGGGAGAACTCGACATGGTGCTGGTGACTGTGTCCGAACGCGTCAGGGGCATTCGTGGCGAGGTTGTGCATGAAGAACCACTGGTTTGGGCAGGCAAAGAGGGTTCGTCTGCGCATCTGGACAGGCCCCTGCCGATTGCGGTGGCTCACGAGGGATGCGCATGGCGCCAGATGACATTACTCGCCCTGGAAAACGCTGGCACGCCATACCGGATCGCCTACACCTGCGAGCACTGCTCCGGCCAGGAAGCTGCGATGATTGCAGACCTTGCCGTTGCGCCTTTCCCCCTGAGCCTTGTGCGGTTACCGCTCAAACAGATTGTCAGCGACGACCTGCCAGAGATAGGCCGTTATCAGCTGGCACTCGTGCGCAGAGGCTCCAATCCCCTCAATAACGCTTTGGCTGCCCACGTGAAAAGTGCCTTTCAGAACTTGCAATGA
- the eutC gene encoding ethanolamine ammonia-lyase subunit EutC, with amino-acid sequence MDKPTTDNQNRNQSPWRQLRNLTSARIALGRAGTSMPTAAQLEFQYAHAQARDAVHLPFDHVGLSAQLAEHGRDSLLLHSAASDRHSYLQRPDLGRRLDDESAQLLNQHRADNPAGYDLAIVVADGLSALAVHRNAMPMLKHIEEQALAEGWSSSPVVLVSQGRVAVADEVAERLGARMVVILIGERPGLSSPDSLGLYFTYAPKVGLTDAYRNCISNIRLEGLSYPMACHSLFYLMREACRRQLSGVNLKDDAEEPLLAGAGKSGNFLLG; translated from the coding sequence ATGGACAAACCGACCACTGATAACCAGAACAGGAACCAGAGCCCTTGGCGGCAACTGCGCAACCTCACGTCGGCACGGATTGCCTTGGGTCGCGCCGGCACCAGCATGCCCACAGCCGCGCAACTGGAGTTCCAGTACGCCCATGCTCAGGCCCGTGATGCTGTGCACCTGCCCTTCGATCACGTTGGGCTTAGCGCTCAACTTGCCGAGCACGGGCGTGACAGTCTGTTGCTACACAGCGCCGCCAGTGACCGCCACAGCTACCTACAGCGTCCAGACCTGGGGCGCCGTTTGGATGATGAATCTGCTCAGTTACTGAATCAGCATCGTGCGGACAACCCAGCGGGTTACGACCTGGCTATTGTGGTGGCAGATGGCCTCTCGGCCCTGGCAGTGCATCGCAATGCCATGCCGATGCTGAAGCATATTGAAGAACAGGCCCTGGCTGAGGGCTGGAGCTCATCGCCCGTCGTACTTGTCAGCCAGGGCCGGGTAGCCGTGGCCGACGAAGTGGCTGAACGGCTCGGCGCGCGTATGGTGGTTATCCTGATTGGTGAGCGACCTGGCCTGAGCTCACCAGACAGCCTGGGTTTGTACTTCACCTACGCACCCAAGGTCGGCCTGACCGACGCTTACCGCAACTGCATCTCTAATATCCGCCTGGAAGGTTTGAGCTACCCGATGGCCTGCCATAGTCTGTTTTATTTGATGCGCGAGGCCTGTCGCCGTCAGCTGTCGGGGGTTAATCTAAAGGACGACGCTGAAGAACCACTATTGGCAGGTGCCGGCAAGAGCGGGAACTTTTTACTCGGTTGA
- a CDS encoding ethanolamine ammonia-lyase subunit EutB, with translation MASFSHTVGAITYRFDDLKDVMAKASPARSGDFLAGVAALNDGERVAAQMALADIELKRFLHEALIPYETDEVTRLIIDTHDKAAFSAVSHMTVGGFRDWLLSDAADEQSLRALAPGLTPEMAAAVSKIMRVQDLILVAQKIRVVTRFRSTVGLRGRLSTRLQPNHPTDDPAGIAASILDGLLYGNGDAMIGVNPATDSTSSICAMLEMLNAVIQRYEIPTQACVLAHVTTSIEVINRGVPLDLVFQSIAGTEAANASFGVSLNILQEGYEAGLSLNRGTLGRNLMYFETGQGSALSANAHHGLDQQTCEARAYAVARHFNPFLVNTVVGFIGPEYLYNGKQIIRAGLEDHFCGKLLGVPMGCDICYTNHAEADQDDMDTLLTLLGVAGINFIMGIPGSDDIMLNYQTTSFHDALYARQTLGLKPAPEFEEWLAKMGIFTQADGKVHFGNSLPPAFRKALAQLK, from the coding sequence ATGGCAAGTTTTTCCCATACTGTCGGTGCCATCACCTACCGCTTCGACGACCTGAAAGACGTTATGGCCAAGGCCAGTCCAGCTCGCTCCGGGGACTTTCTGGCGGGTGTTGCGGCGTTAAACGATGGCGAACGAGTTGCGGCACAAATGGCCCTGGCAGACATTGAGCTGAAGCGCTTTTTGCACGAAGCATTAATTCCCTATGAAACCGATGAAGTCACCCGACTGATCATCGATACTCACGACAAAGCCGCGTTTTCCGCTGTTAGCCACATGACAGTGGGTGGCTTTCGCGACTGGCTACTGAGCGACGCCGCTGATGAGCAAAGTCTGCGCGCTCTGGCACCGGGCCTGACGCCGGAGATGGCCGCCGCCGTATCGAAGATCATGCGCGTGCAAGACCTGATCCTGGTAGCACAGAAAATCCGCGTAGTGACCCGGTTTCGCAGCACCGTTGGCCTGCGTGGTCGGCTTTCGACACGCTTGCAGCCCAATCACCCCACCGACGATCCGGCAGGGATTGCGGCGAGTATTCTTGACGGTCTGCTTTATGGTAATGGCGATGCGATGATAGGGGTCAATCCGGCCACTGACAGCACCTCTTCAATTTGCGCCATGCTGGAGATGCTCAATGCGGTGATTCAGCGCTACGAAATTCCCACCCAGGCCTGCGTGCTGGCTCACGTTACCACCTCCATCGAAGTGATTAACCGCGGCGTGCCATTGGATCTTGTGTTTCAGTCGATTGCTGGCACCGAGGCGGCAAACGCAAGCTTCGGTGTGAGTCTGAACATTTTGCAGGAAGGTTACGAGGCGGGGCTGTCATTAAACCGCGGCACGCTTGGGCGAAACCTCATGTACTTCGAAACTGGTCAGGGCAGTGCGTTATCGGCCAACGCTCACCACGGTCTGGACCAGCAGACCTGCGAAGCCCGAGCTTATGCTGTCGCCAGGCATTTCAACCCGTTTTTAGTTAACACTGTGGTCGGCTTCATCGGCCCGGAATATCTTTACAACGGTAAGCAGATCATCCGCGCAGGCCTTGAAGACCACTTCTGTGGAAAACTGTTGGGTGTGCCTATGGGTTGCGATATTTGCTACACCAACCATGCCGAAGCCGATCAGGATGATATGGACACTCTGCTGACTCTGTTAGGCGTAGCCGGAATCAACTTCATTATGGGCATTCCTGGCTCCGATGACATCATGCTCAACTACCAGACGACGTCCTTCCACGACGCTCTTTATGCACGCCAGACCTTGGGCCTGAAACCTGCGCCAGAATTCGAAGAATGGCTGGCGAAAATGGGTATTTTTACCCAAGCTGATGGAAAAGTGCACTTTGGCAACAGCCTGCCACCGGCTTTTCGCAAGGCTCTAGCGCAATTGAAATGA
- a CDS encoding FGGY-family carbohydrate kinase: MYSAASKGLIFVPALSGLACPHWDRSARGSWMGLSLHTTATDMVQAVLEGVAFRTAEVFLALERNQPVTGRISLDGRMTENAFFVQFLSNVLQQNRFRLCGSSASYHLGRVLRFASGVIHCGSHCYCSLRRVGPETHLDHFEMTYSCLRDRFMGKSKGSWNCSPVCRISVPRGKVLRSATVWKIC, translated from the coding sequence GTGTATTCGGCAGCCTCCAAAGGGCTGATTTTCGTGCCTGCTCTTTCTGGTCTCGCCTGTCCACATTGGGATAGAAGCGCGAGAGGGAGCTGGATGGGACTGTCGCTGCACACAACGGCGACCGATATGGTGCAGGCCGTTCTGGAGGGTGTTGCTTTTCGCACTGCGGAAGTGTTTCTGGCCCTTGAGCGTAACCAACCCGTCACCGGAAGAATTTCACTGGATGGCCGGATGACCGAGAATGCTTTTTTCGTGCAGTTTTTATCGAATGTGCTGCAGCAGAATAGATTCAGGCTATGTGGCTCGTCAGCGAGTTATCACCTCGGGCGAGTCTTGCGCTTCGCTTCAGGAGTTATTCACTGCGGCTCGCACTGCTACTGCAGCCTTCGCAGGGTCGGCCCGGAAACCCACCTCGACCATTTCGAAATGACCTACTCTTGCCTCCGGGATCGGTTCATGGGAAAGTCGAAAGGGTCATGGAATTGCTCACCGGTTTGTCGGATAAGCGTGCCCAGGGGCAAGGTCTTGAGATCGGCAACCGTCTGGAAAATCTGTTAA
- a CDS encoding glutathione S-transferase N-terminal domain-containing protein produces the protein MIRFYFHPTPNPAKIALFLEEAGLDYEVIPTDTSKGEQHTPEFRAINPNGKVPAIVDTDGPGGNAVRVFDSTAILLYLAEKTGRFNGAPEDRGELLSWLSFIGTGLGPFSGQAVHFQLAAPEKLPYVINRYRREAERHYQVLEDHLNGREYIVGNDYSIADMSAWGWINMAERVFSGDDNPLAAFPNIKRWFELIEDRPAASRARLVGTDHPFKKERDEETLRALFPSNY, from the coding sequence ATGATCCGTTTCTATTTCCATCCGACCCCCAATCCGGCCAAGATCGCGCTCTTCCTGGAAGAAGCCGGTCTGGATTACGAGGTAATACCGACCGACACCAGTAAAGGCGAGCAACACACCCCCGAGTTCCGAGCCATCAACCCCAATGGCAAGGTGCCCGCGATTGTGGATACCGACGGCCCGGGTGGAAACGCCGTGCGGGTTTTCGATTCCACCGCCATTTTACTGTATCTCGCCGAGAAAACCGGGCGCTTTAATGGCGCGCCAGAAGATCGCGGGGAACTGCTGTCTTGGCTTTCTTTCATCGGCACGGGCCTTGGTCCCTTCTCCGGTCAGGCGGTGCACTTTCAACTCGCGGCTCCGGAAAAACTACCCTACGTTATCAACCGCTATCGTCGGGAAGCCGAACGTCACTACCAAGTACTGGAAGATCACTTGAACGGCCGGGAATACATCGTTGGCAATGACTATTCTATCGCTGACATGTCCGCCTGGGGCTGGATCAACATGGCGGAGCGTGTGTTTTCAGGCGACGATAACCCACTGGCGGCATTTCCCAATATCAAGCGTTGGTTCGAGCTTATCGAAGACAGGCCAGCGGCGAGTCGCGCACGTCTGGTCGGCACTGACCACCCGTTCAAGAAAGAGCGGGACGAAGAGACGCTGCGTGCACTCTTTCCGTCGAACTATTAA
- a CDS encoding fumarylacetoacetate hydrolase family protein codes for MTHDEIITAGAQRLIEAYERHTQIPLPEDIPLTEVQDAYGIQERVSAYLGTPSGWKLGGIIKGEAPRFSRLFSEHSRHSPARLARKDYHRVFLEPELAVVLGGDLPARGAPYTLEEIAAQVATLHAAIEVVDSRFERWPDVPPLWQLADGLSHGGFVLGSGVDGGNLRQMKDAAYRLSLDGDIALSGRGEHPGGDPALLLMQMINTRIAASGVGFQAGEVITTGTFNGVLEMQRGQSARLVFEAIGEVELTLD; via the coding sequence ATGACGCATGACGAGATCATAACCGCCGGCGCCCAACGTCTGATCGAGGCCTACGAGCGACACACTCAGATCCCGCTGCCCGAGGATATTCCGCTGACCGAAGTGCAGGACGCCTATGGCATTCAGGAGCGGGTGTCGGCGTATTTAGGTACGCCCTCAGGCTGGAAACTCGGTGGCATTATCAAAGGCGAAGCGCCACGATTCTCGCGGTTGTTTAGTGAACACAGCCGCCACTCGCCGGCGCGCCTTGCGCGGAAAGACTATCATAGGGTGTTTCTCGAACCGGAGCTGGCCGTCGTGCTGGGGGGCGACTTACCGGCGCGGGGCGCACCCTACACATTGGAGGAGATAGCCGCCCAAGTTGCCACCCTGCACGCTGCGATCGAGGTGGTCGATAGCCGTTTTGAACGCTGGCCCGATGTGCCGCCATTATGGCAACTCGCCGATGGACTGAGTCATGGCGGCTTCGTGCTGGGCAGCGGCGTTGATGGTGGAAACTTGCGGCAGATGAAGGACGCCGCCTATCGCTTGTCGCTAGATGGCGACATCGCCTTGTCGGGCCGTGGTGAACACCCCGGCGGCGATCCCGCACTATTGTTGATGCAGATGATCAACACCCGTATTGCCGCCAGTGGTGTGGGGTTTCAGGCAGGTGAAGTGATCACTACCGGCACCTTTAATGGCGTGCTGGAAATGCAGCGCGGCCAAAGTGCTCGATTAGTGTTCGAGGCAATAGGCGAGGTGGAGTTGACTCTTGACTGA
- the hydA gene encoding dihydropyrimidinase, translating into MQNFDTLIINGRIITAVDCYYADIGIRAGRIVALGHQLGTAAEVIDAEGLWVLPGGIDAHCHLDQPLSDGAVMADGFYTGTRSAACGGTTTVMPFAAQQKGQSLRAAVEDYHRRSDGQAFIDYAFHMIVSDPTETVLKDELPALIKEGYSSFKIYMTYDDLKLNDREILKVLALARREGAMVMIHAENADCIAYLTEILTESGNTGPYYHSVAHSSIGEREASHRAISLAELVDVPVLIVHVSGTETIEQIRWAQNRGLRVYGETCPQYLMLTAKDLDRDGFEGAKYVCSPPPRDPAAQEAVWQGLESGVFQVFSSDHAPFRFEDPKGKKLNGEHAHFEHIPNGIPGLETRLSILFSEGVVKERIDVTRFVALTATNPAKIYGLYPRKGTIAIGSDADLTLWDATAKSTIRNADLHHAVDYTPYEGLELTGRPMLTLCRGQVVSRAGKPEGEAGYGEFLKCDTPQPARPRGNAKGF; encoded by the coding sequence ATGCAGAACTTCGACACATTGATTATAAACGGCCGAATTATTACCGCTGTAGACTGCTACTACGCCGATATCGGCATCAGGGCGGGGCGCATCGTGGCACTCGGTCATCAGCTGGGCACGGCCGCTGAAGTCATCGATGCTGAAGGGTTATGGGTGTTGCCCGGCGGCATCGACGCGCACTGCCATCTGGATCAACCGCTCAGCGATGGCGCGGTAATGGCTGACGGCTTTTACACCGGTACGCGTTCGGCGGCTTGCGGTGGCACCACCACTGTGATGCCATTTGCAGCCCAGCAGAAGGGACAGAGCCTACGTGCAGCGGTAGAAGATTATCATCGGCGCAGCGATGGCCAAGCTTTCATCGACTACGCTTTTCACATGATCGTCAGCGATCCTACCGAAACGGTGTTGAAAGACGAGCTACCGGCGCTGATCAAGGAGGGCTACAGCTCTTTCAAAATCTACATGACCTACGATGACCTCAAGCTCAACGATCGCGAGATTCTCAAAGTTCTGGCGCTGGCGCGTCGCGAAGGCGCCATGGTGATGATCCATGCGGAAAACGCCGACTGCATCGCCTATTTGACCGAGATCCTCACTGAGAGCGGTAACACCGGGCCTTATTATCATAGCGTGGCACATTCGAGCATTGGCGAGCGTGAGGCATCCCACCGCGCGATCTCACTGGCAGAGCTGGTTGATGTGCCGGTACTGATCGTGCACGTTTCCGGCACCGAGACCATTGAGCAGATTCGCTGGGCACAGAACCGGGGGTTACGCGTCTATGGTGAGACGTGCCCGCAGTATTTGATGCTTACGGCTAAGGATCTGGATCGCGACGGGTTCGAAGGTGCCAAGTATGTATGCAGCCCGCCACCCCGAGACCCGGCAGCCCAAGAAGCGGTCTGGCAAGGGCTCGAATCTGGAGTTTTCCAGGTGTTTTCATCGGACCATGCGCCGTTCCGCTTCGAGGACCCCAAGGGTAAGAAGCTAAACGGTGAACATGCTCATTTTGAACACATCCCAAACGGCATTCCCGGTCTCGAGACACGCCTGTCGATCCTGTTTTCTGAAGGGGTGGTGAAAGAGCGTATCGACGTTACCCGCTTCGTGGCGCTGACCGCGACCAACCCCGCCAAAATCTACGGGCTTTATCCACGCAAGGGCACCATTGCGATCGGCAGCGACGCCGATCTGACATTGTGGGACGCGACGGCGAAAAGCACCATACGCAACGCCGATCTGCATCATGCCGTGGACTATACCCCTTACGAGGGGCTTGAGCTGACCGGCCGCCCAATGCTGACACTTTGCCGTGGCCAAGTCGTATCCCGGGCCGGCAAGCCCGAGGGCGAGGCCGGTTACGGTGAGTTTCTCAAGTGCGACACACCACAGCCGGCGCGTCCACGGGGCAACGCCAAGGGGTTCTGA
- a CDS encoding GntR family transcriptional regulator: MSTTNNTPLTSDTAETVLHPRRIQFTSLAQGAYQILQQMIVHGELAPGARIVEPALCEQLQISRTPLREAIRMLASDGLVARRPNRNAVVTLIDSQELEYLFETEAGIEGLAAELAASRMTNTDLKQLETMQERLEKLQAKGDRAAYFTLNQRIHALLVAGAKNPVLEETHRHLLGRLERARYLALNSIDRWQESTDEHRAILEALKDRNGELAQRLLSDHVRHTGEAITSSNR; the protein is encoded by the coding sequence ATGAGCACAACCAACAACACTCCCCTAACATCTGACACCGCTGAAACGGTGCTTCATCCGCGCCGCATTCAATTTACTTCTCTGGCACAGGGAGCTTATCAGATACTGCAGCAGATGATCGTTCATGGTGAGCTGGCTCCCGGTGCACGCATCGTTGAGCCGGCGCTGTGCGAACAACTTCAGATTTCTCGAACCCCGCTCCGCGAAGCGATCCGCATGCTGGCCAGCGACGGTCTGGTCGCAAGGCGGCCCAACCGAAACGCTGTGGTGACACTCATCGATTCCCAGGAGCTCGAATATCTGTTCGAGACTGAAGCCGGTATCGAAGGCCTTGCCGCGGAGCTAGCCGCGAGCCGAATGACCAACACCGACCTCAAGCAGCTGGAAACAATGCAGGAGCGGCTAGAGAAACTTCAAGCGAAAGGCGATCGCGCCGCTTATTTTACGCTCAACCAACGTATCCATGCCCTGCTAGTGGCCGGGGCCAAGAACCCGGTGTTGGAAGAAACTCACCGGCACTTGCTTGGTCGCCTTGAGCGGGCCCGTTATCTGGCTTTGAATAGTATCGACCGCTGGCAGGAGTCTACCGACGAACACCGTGCCATTCTGGAGGCGCTCAAGGATCGCAACGGTGAACTCGCTCAACGTCTGTTATCTGATCACGTTCGGCATACCGGCGAAGCGATTACTAGTAGCAACCGCTAG
- a CDS encoding aspartate/glutamate racemase family protein, whose protein sequence is MKLLVINPNISPDVTRLIENEASRSIRSATELTMATARFGVAYIETRAEALIGGYAAMQIAAELYQQHDAIVVAAFGDPGLEALREIMPIPVVGMTEAALMSACQHGGRFSVIAISQRIQAWYRECIASYGLEGRLASIRALDEPLQHIGRVQENQGERLIELGRRAVEEDGADVLILAGAPLAGLARSVADRISVPVLDGVTCAVIQAQAMVDMAVKTPSAGSYTQPPAKPCKGLGSSLAALVGRQPMDEPFT, encoded by the coding sequence ATGAAACTGCTAGTCATCAATCCCAATATTTCCCCAGACGTGACTCGCCTGATAGAGAATGAGGCCTCTCGCAGCATTCGCTCAGCAACCGAATTGACCATGGCCACCGCCCGTTTCGGCGTGGCTTATATCGAAACCCGGGCAGAAGCATTGATCGGCGGCTACGCTGCCATGCAAATCGCCGCGGAACTTTACCAGCAGCACGATGCAATCGTAGTCGCCGCTTTCGGCGACCCTGGCCTTGAAGCCTTGCGCGAGATCATGCCGATTCCTGTGGTGGGCATGACCGAGGCAGCGTTGATGAGTGCTTGCCAGCACGGTGGACGCTTCTCGGTCATCGCCATTTCGCAGCGTATACAGGCCTGGTACCGCGAATGCATCGCTTCCTACGGTCTAGAAGGGCGTCTGGCGAGCATCCGCGCCCTGGACGAGCCGTTGCAGCATATCGGCCGGGTACAGGAAAACCAGGGCGAGCGCCTGATCGAACTCGGCCGCCGCGCGGTAGAAGAAGATGGCGCCGACGTGCTGATTCTCGCCGGTGCCCCTCTTGCCGGTCTGGCCCGCTCAGTGGCCGACCGAATTTCGGTACCGGTCCTCGACGGTGTGACCTGTGCCGTGATTCAGGCTCAGGCCATGGTAGACATGGCAGTCAAGACGCCCTCCGCTGGTAGCTACACCCAACCCCCGGCCAAACCATGCAAAGGCCTTGGTTCCTCGCTTGCCGCATTGGTGGGCCGCCAACCTATGGATGAACCATTCACTTGA
- a CDS encoding TRAP transporter large permease, translated as MTLAIIITFLVLALLRMPLAFALGLASLVGLFIGDMDFSVMPQRMMHSIDNFPLMAIPLFMLAGELMVAAGILQRLVDFANSLVGRVHGGLAHVAIVAGMVLAAVSGAAVASASALGSALIPSMREKYGTGYSSAVVASAANLGAIIPPSNVMIVYALMAGSSVSVGGLFMAGVVPGIILAVGFMGLASFISARRRYPLSEGSMGLKHVLIQTWRALPILLMPVVIVGGIVAGAFTATEGAAIAVVYSLIMGFFVTRQLRLSDLPKAMFKAAVTAAMVGALIAFASTITFAFTIDLIPMQLANWLQDFTSDPMTFLLLVMGILILVGMFIESNAAFIMLVPLLAPIALSYGIDPLLFGFLFVMNLVVGMMTPPVGVLLFVMCGISKISLNELMKSAWPFIVFQYLVLAACMLFPDIVTWLPRTLGY; from the coding sequence ATGACTTTAGCCATTATCATCACTTTCTTAGTTCTCGCCTTGCTGCGCATGCCGCTTGCCTTTGCCCTCGGCCTGGCCTCGCTGGTCGGGCTTTTCATCGGTGATATGGATTTTTCGGTCATGCCCCAGCGCATGATGCACTCCATCGACAACTTTCCATTAATGGCGATCCCGCTCTTTATGCTGGCCGGTGAATTGATGGTCGCCGCAGGCATTCTGCAACGCCTGGTTGACTTTGCTAACTCGCTGGTCGGCCGTGTGCACGGCGGTCTGGCCCACGTGGCGATTGTTGCGGGTATGGTGCTTGCTGCCGTCAGCGGCGCCGCCGTGGCCAGTGCCAGTGCCTTGGGCAGCGCCCTGATACCTTCTATGCGCGAGAAATATGGCACAGGATACAGCAGCGCGGTGGTGGCCTCTGCCGCCAACCTCGGGGCCATCATTCCACCCAGCAACGTCATGATCGTCTATGCGCTGATGGCAGGCTCGAGTGTCTCGGTCGGCGGACTGTTCATGGCCGGTGTGGTGCCGGGCATCATTCTGGCGGTCGGTTTCATGGGGCTTGCCTCGTTCATTTCAGCACGTCGGCGCTATCCCCTGAGCGAAGGCAGCATGGGGCTGAAGCATGTCCTCATCCAGACTTGGCGCGCTTTGCCAATCCTTTTGATGCCCGTTGTGATCGTCGGCGGCATCGTTGCCGGCGCTTTCACCGCTACCGAAGGCGCAGCGATTGCCGTGGTCTATTCGCTAATAATGGGTTTTTTCGTCACACGCCAATTACGGCTTTCCGATCTGCCCAAGGCCATGTTCAAAGCTGCGGTAACGGCTGCCATGGTCGGTGCTTTGATCGCTTTCGCTTCGACCATAACCTTCGCCTTCACCATTGACTTAATACCCATGCAGTTGGCCAATTGGCTGCAGGACTTCACCTCTGATCCGATGACTTTTTTGTTGTTGGTCATGGGTATATTGATCCTGGTAGGCATGTTCATAGAATCGAATGCCGCATTTATCATGCTGGTACCGCTGCTGGCGCCGATTGCCCTGTCCTACGGGATTGACCCTTTGCTGTTCGGCTTCCTGTTCGTGATGAATCTGGTCGTCGGCATGATGACACCACCCGTGGGCGTACTGCTGTTCGTGATGTGTGGTATTTCGAAGATCAGCCTTAATGAATTGATGAAAAGCGCTTGGCCTTTCATTGTTTTCCAGTACCTGGTGCTGGCAGCATGCATGCTTTTCCCCGACATCGTGACCTGGTTGCCCAGAACACTTGGTTATTGA